In Bubalus bubalis isolate 160015118507 breed Murrah chromosome 3, NDDB_SH_1, whole genome shotgun sequence, a genomic segment contains:
- the POLR2A gene encoding DNA-directed RNA polymerase II subunit RPB1, giving the protein MHGGGPPSGDSACPLRTIKRVQFGVLSPDELKRMSVTEGGIKYPETTEGGRPKLGGLMDPRQGVIERTGRCQTCAGNMTECPGHFGHIELAKPVFHVGFLVKTMKVLRCVCFFCSKLLVDSNNPKIKDILAKSKGQPKKRLTHVYDLCKGKNICEGGEEMDNKFGVEQPEGDEDLTKEKGHGGCGRYQPRIRRSGLELYAEWKHVNEDSQEKKILLSPERVHEIFKRISDEECFVLGMEPRYARPEWMIVTVLPVPPLSVRPAVVMQGSARNQDDLTHKLADIVKINNQLRRNEQNGAAAHVIAEDVKLLQFHVATMVDNELPGLPRAMQKSGRPLKSLKQRLKGKEGRVRGNLMGKRVDFSARTVITPDPNLSIDQVGVPRSIAANMTFAEIVTPFNIDRLQELVRRGNSQYPGAKYIIRDNGDRIDLRFHPKPSDLHLQTGYKVERHMCDGDIVIFNRQPTLHKMSMMGHRVRILPWSTFRLNLSVTTPYNADFDGDEMNLHLPQSLETRAEIQELAMVPRMIVTPQSNRPVMGIVQDTLTAVRKFTKRDVFLERGEVMNLLMFLSTWDGKVPQPAILKPRPLWTGKQIFSLIIPGHINCIRTHSTHPDDEDSGPYKHISPGDTKVVVENGELIMGILCKKSLGTSAGSLVHISYLEMGHDITRLFYSNIQTVINNWLLIEGHTIGIGDSIADSKTYQDIQNTIKKAKQDVIEVIEKAHNNELEPTPGNTLRQTFENQVNRILNDARDKTGSSAQKSLSEYNNFKSMVVSGAKGSKINISQVIAVVGQQNVEGKRIPFGFKHRTLPHFIKDDYGPESRGFVENSYLAGLTPTEFFFHAMGGREGLIDTAVKTAETGYIQRRLIKSMESVMVKYDATVRNSINQVVQLRYGEDGLAGESVEFQNLATLKPSNKAFEKKFRFDYTNERALRRTLQEDLVKDVLSNAHIQNELEREFERMREDREVLRVIFPTGDSKVVLPCNLLRMIWNAQKIFHINPRLPSDLHPIKVVEGVKELSKKLVIVNGDDPLSRQAQENATLLFNIHLRSTLCSRRMAEEFRLSGEAFDWLLGEIESKFNQAIAHPGEMVGALAAQSLGEPATQMTLNTFHYAGVSAKNVTLGVPRLKELINISKKPKTPSLTVFLLGQSARDAERAKDILCRLEHTTLRKVTANTAIYYDPNPQSTVVAEDQEWVNVYYEMPDFDVARISPWLLRVELDRKHMTDRKLTMEQIAEKINAGFGDDLNCIFNDDNAEKLVLRIRIMNSDENKMQEEEEVVDKMDDDVFLRCIESNMLTDMTLQGIEQISKVYMHLPQTDNKKKIIITEDGEFKALQEWILETDGVSLMRVLSEKDVDPVRTTSNDIVEIFTVLGIEAVRKALERELYHVISFDGSYVNYRHLALLCDTMTCRGHLMAITRHGVNRQDTGPLMKCSFEETVDVLMEAAAHGESDPMKGVSENIMLGQLAPAGTGCFDLLLDAEKCKYGMEIPTNIPGLGAAGPTGMFFGSAPSPMGGISPAMTPWNQGATPAYGAWSPSVGSGMTPGAAGFSPSAASDASGFSPGYSPAWSPTPGSPGSPGPSSPYIPSPGGAMSPSYSPTSPAYEPRSPGGYTPQSPSYSPTSPSYSPTSPSYSPTSPNYSPTSPSYSPTSPSYSPTSPSYSPTSPSYSPTSPSYSPTSPSYSPTSPSYSPTSPSYSPTSPSYSPTSPSYSPTSPSYSPTSPSYSPTSPSYSPTSPSYSPTSPSYSPTSPNYSPTSPNYTPTSPSYSPTSPSYSPTSPNYTPTSPNYSPTSPSYSPTSPSYSPTSPSYSPSSPRYTPQSPTYTPSSPSYSPSSPSYSPTSPKYTPTSPSYSPSSPEYTPTSPKYSPTSPKYSPTSPKYSPTSPTYSPTTPKYSPTSPTYSPTSPVYTPTSPKYSPTSPTYSPTSPKYSPTSPTYSPTSPKGSTYSPTSPGYSPTSPTYSLTSPAISPDDSDDEN; this is encoded by the exons AAGCGAATGTCTGTGACAGAAGGCGGCATCAAATACCCAGAGACGACCGAGGGAGGCCGCCCCAAGCTTGGGGGGCTGATGGATCCGAGGCAGGGGGTGATTGAGAGGACGGGCCGCTGCCAAACCTGTGCGG GAAACATGACAGAGTGTCCCGGCCACTTTGGCCACATTGAGCTGGCCAAGCCTGTGTTCCACGTTGGTTTCCTGGTCAAGACCATGAAAGTTTTACGCTGTGTCTGCTTCTTCTGCTCCAAGTTGCTTGTGGACTCT AACAACCCGAAGATCAAGGATATTTTGGCTAAGTCCAAGGGGCAGCCCAAGAAGCGGCTCACACACGTCTATGACCTCTGCAAGGGCAAAAACATCTGCGAGGGCGGGGAGGAGATGGACAACAAGTTTGGTGTGGAGCAGCCTGAGGGCGATGAAGATTTGACCAAAGAAAAG GGCCACGGTGGCTGCGGACGGTACCAGCCCCGGATCCGGCGCTCTGGCCTGGAGCTATACGCCGAATGGAAGCATGTCAATGAGGACTCTCAAGAGAAGAAGATCCTGTTGAGCCCCGAGCGGGTGCATGAGATCTTCAAGCGCATCTCCGACGAGGAGTGCTTTGTCCTGGGCATGGAGCCGCGCTACGCCCGGCCTGAGTGGATGATCGTCACTGTGCTACCTGTGCCCCCGCTCTCCGTGCGGCCTGCCGTTGTGATGCAGGGCTCTGCCCGCAACCAG GACGACCTGACCCACAAACTGGCCGACATTGTCAAGATCAACAATCAGCTTCGGCGCAATGAGCAGAACGGTGCAGCTGCCCATGTCATTGCTGAGGACGTGAAGCTCCTCCAGTTCCACGTGGCCACCATGGTGGACAATGAGCTGCCTGGCTTGCCTCGT GCCATGCAGAAGTCTGGGCGTCCCCTCAAGTCCCTGAAGCAGCGATTGAAGGGGAAGGAAGGCCGTGTGCGTGGGAACCTGATGGGCAAGCGGGTGGACTTCTCAGCCCGCACTGTCATCACCCCCGACCCCAACCTCTCCATTGACCAGGTCGGCGTGCCACGCTCTATTGCCGCCAACATGACCTTTGCGGAGATCGTCACCCCCTTCAACATTGACAG ACTTCAGGAACTAGTGCGCAGGGGGAACAGCCAGTACCCGGGAGCCAAGTACATCATCCGGGACAACGGTGATCGGATTGACCTGCGTTTCCACCCCAAGCCCAGTGACCTTCACTTGCAGACTGGCTACAAG GTGGAACGGCACATGTGTGATGGGGACATTGTTATCTTCAACCGGCAGCCAACTTTGCACAAAATGTCCATGATGGGTCATCGGGTTCGCATCCTGCCCTGGTCCACTTTTCGCTTGAATCTTAG CGTGACAACTCCATACAATGCTGACTTCGACGGGGATGAGATGAACTTGCACCTGCCACAGTCCCTGGAGACACGGGCTGAGATCCAGGAGCTGGCCATGGTGCCACGCATGATTGTCACCCCCCAGAGCAATCGTCCAGTCATGGGCATTGTGCAGGACACATTGACTGCAGTGCGCAAATTCACCAAGAGGGATGTCTTCCTGGAGCGG GGGGAAGTGATGAACCTCCTGATGTTCCTGTCCACGTGGGACGGGAAGGTCCCACAGCCAGCCATCCTGAAGCCCCGGCCCCTGTGGACGGGGAAGCAGATCTTCTCCCTCATCATACCCGGCCACATCAACTGTATCCGCACCCATAGCACCCACCCCGATGATGAGGACAGCGGCCCTTACAAGCACATCTCCCCTGGGGACACTAAG GTGGTGGTGGAGAATGGTGAGCTGATCATGGGCATCCTGTGTAAGAAGTCTTTGGGCACGTCAGCCGGCTCCCTGGTCCACATCTCTTACCTTGAGATGGGTCACGACATCACTCGCCTCTTCTACTCCAACATTCAGACTGTCATCAACAACTGGCTCCTCATTGAGG GTCATACCATTGGCATTGGGGACTCCATCGCTGATTCTAAGACTTACCAAGACATTCAGAACACGATTAAGAAGGCCAAGCAGGATGTAATAGAG GTCATTGAGAAGGCACATAACAACGAGCTGGAGCCCACGCCAGGGAACACCCTGCGGCAGACGTTTGAGAACCAGGTGAACCGCATTCTCAACGATGCCCGAGACAAGACCGGCTCCTCCGCCCAGAAATCACTGTCTGAATACAACAACTTTAAGTCTATGGTCGTGTCTGGGGCCAAAGGTTCCAAGATCAACATCTCCCAG GTCATTGCTGTCGTCGGGCAGCAGAATGTGGAGGGCAAGCGGATCCCATTTGGATTCAAGCACCGGACCCTGCCTCACTTCATCAAAGATGACTATGGGCCTGAGAGCCGAGGCTTTGTGGAGAACTCCTACCTGGCCGGCCTCACGCCCACTGAGTTCTTCTTCCATGCCATGGGGGGCCGTGAGGGGCTGATCGACACAGCTGTCAAGACTGCTGAAACTG GATACATCCAGCGGCGGCTgataaagtccatggagtcggtgatggtGAAGTACGACGCCACCGTGCGCAACTCCATCAATCAGGTGGTGCAGCTGCGCTATGGCGAGGATGGCCTGGCAGGCGAGAGTGTCGAGTTCCAGAATCTGGCCACCCTCAAGCCTTCCAACAAGGCTTTCGAGAAGAA GTTCCGCTTTGATTACACCAATGAGAGGGCCCTGCGGCGCACCCTGCAGGAAGACCTGGTGAAGGATGTGCTGAGCAACGCACACATTCAGAATGAGCTAGAACGAGAATTTGAGCGGATGCGTGAGGACCGGGAGGTGCTCAGAGTCATCTTCCCAACTGGCGACAGCAAG GTTGTCCTCCCCTGCAACCTGCTGCGCATGATCTGGAACGCTCAGAAGATCTTCCACATCAACCCTCGCCTTCCCTCTGACCTGCACCCCATCAAGGTGGTAGAGG GAGTCAAGGAGTTGAGCAAGAAGCTGGTGATTGTGAATGGGGACGACCCCCTGAGCCGGCAGGCCCAGGAGAATGCCACCTTGCTCTTTAACATCCACCTGCGGTCCACGCTGTGTTCCCGCCGCATGGCCGAGGAATTCCGGCTCAGTGGAGAGGCTTTCGACTGGCTTCTTGGAGAGATCGAGTCCAAGTTCAACCAAGCCATT GCCCATCCAGGGGAAATGGTGGGAGCTCTGGCTGCACAGTCCCTCGGAGAACCTGCCACCCAGATGACCTTGAACACCTTTCACTATGCTGGTGTGTCCGCCAAGAATGTGACTCTGGGTGTGCCCCGACTTAAGGAGCTCATCAACATTTCCAAGAAGCCAAAGACCCCTTCACTTACTGTCTTCCTACTGGGCCAGTCTGCTCGAGATGCGGAGAGAGCCAAG GATATTCTGTGCCGCTTGGAACACACAACACTGAGGAAGGTGACCGCCAACACGGCCATCTACTATGACCCCAACCCCCAGAGCACCGTGGTGGCCGAGGATCAGGAGTGGGTGAATGTCTATTATGAGATGCCTGACTTTGATGTGGCCCGAATCTCCCCCTGGCTTTTGCGGGTGGAGCTGGACCGGAAGCACATGACTGACCGGAAGCTGACCATGGAGCAGATTGCCGAAAAGATCAATGCTG GTTTCGGTGATGACTTGAATTGCATCTTTAACGATGATAACGCAGAGAAGCTGGTGCTCCGGATCCGCATCATGAACAGTGATGAAAATAAGATGCAAGAG GAGGAAGAGGTGGTGGACAAGATGGATGACGATGTCTTCCTTCGCTGCATCGAGTCCAACATGCTGACGGACATGACCCTGCAGGGCATAGAGCAGATCAGCAAG GTGTACATGCACTTGCCGCAGACTGACAACAAGAAGAAGATCATCATCACAGAGGACGGAGAGTTCAAGGCCCTGCAGGAGTGGATCCTAGAGACGGACGGCGTGAGCCTGATGCGCGTGCTGAGTGAGAAGGATGTGGACCCTGTGCGCACCACATCCAACGACATCGTGGAGATCTTCACG GTGCTGGGCATTGAGGCCGTACGGAAGGCCCTGGAGCGGGAGCTGTACCACGTCATCTCCTTCGATGGCTCCTACGTCAATTACCGGCACTTGGCTCTCCTATGTGACACCATGACCTGTCGTGGCCACTTGATGGCCATCACTCGACACGGAGTCAACCGCCAGGACACTGGACCTCTCATGAAGTGCTCCTTTGAGGAAACG GTGGACGTGCTCATGGAAGCAGCTGCGCACGGAGAGAGTGACCCCATGAAGGGGGTATCTGAGAACATCATGCTGGGCCAGCTGGCTCCGGCTGGCACCGGCTGTTTTGACCTCCTGCTTGATGCAGAGAAGTGCAAGTATGGCATGGAGATCCCCACCAATATCCCCGGCCTGGGGGCTGCCGGAC CCACCGGCATGTTCTTCGGCTCGGCCCCCAGTCCCATGGGCGGAATTTCTCCAGCCATGACACCCTGGAACCAGGGTGCAACCCCAGCCTACGGCGCCTGGTCCCCCAGTGTTG GGAGCGGGATGACCCCGGGAGCAGCAGGCTTCTCTCCCAGTGCTGCCTCAGATGCCAGCGGGTTCAGCCCTGGCTACTCCCCGGCCTGGTCTcccacaccaggctccccgggCTCCCCAGGCCCCTCAAGCCCATATATCCCCTCACCAG GGGGTGCCATGTCTCCCAGCTACTCCCCCACATCGCCTGCCTATGAGCCCCGCTCCCCTGGAGGCTACACACCCCAGAGTCCCTCTTACTCCCCCACTTCCCCCTCCTACTCCCCTACTTCTCCGTCCTACTCTCCAACCAGCCCCAACTACAGCCCCACGTCACCCAGCTACTCCCCGACCTCTCCCAGCTACTCACCCACTTCTCCCAGCTATTCACCCACGTCTCCCAGCTACTCTCCCACTTCCCCAAGCTACTCTCCCACATCACCTAGCTACTCACCCACATCACCCAGCTACTCGCCCACCTCACCCAGCTACTCGCCCACCTCGCCCAGCTACTCGCCCACCTCGCCCAGCTACTCGCCCACCTCGCCCAGCTACTCGCCCACTTCGCCCAGCTACTCACCGACATCTCCAAGCTATTCACCGACATCACCAAGCTACTCTCCAACTTCTCCAAGTTACTCACCCACCAGTCCTAACTATTCTCCAACCAGTCCCAATTACACCCCAACATCACCCAGCTATAGCCCAACGTCACCGAGCTACTCACCTACTAGTCCCAACTACACACCAACAAGCCCCAACTACAGCCCAACATCTCCAAGCTACTCTCCGACTTCACCCAGCTACTCCCCAACCTCGCCAAGCTACTCTCCTTCAAGCCCACGATACACACCACAGTCTCCCACCTACACCCCCAGCTCGCCCAGCTACAGCCCCAGCTCGCCCAGCTACAGCCCGACTTCACCAAAGTACAccccaaccagtccttcctataGCCCCAGCTCACCAGAGtacacccccacctcccccaagtACTCACCTACCAGCCCCAAAtattcccccacctcccccaagtACTCACCTACCAGCCCTACCTactcccccaccaccccaaaaTACTCACCCACATCGCCTACTTACTCACCAACCTCTCCTGTCTACACCCCAACCTCCCCCAAGTATTCACCCACTAGCCCCACctactcccccacctcccccaagtACTCACCCACCAGCCCCACCTACTCCCCCACGTCCCCCAAAGGCTCTACTTACTCGCCCACCTCCCCCGGCTACTCGCCCACCAGCCCCACCTATAGCCTCACCAGTCCAGCCATCAGCCCGGATGACAGTGATGACGAGAACTGA